A single region of the Gracilibacillus caseinilyticus genome encodes:
- a CDS encoding dihydroorotase, with translation MKRLLTNVKQLLDNGSTQSCELLIENGKIAAIGTHLTADDAEKIDGQGHLVTPGFVDVHVHLREPGGETKETIATGTAAAARGGYTTVCAMPNTQPTPDSVEILDMIQAKIEDTAQIRVLPYASITERLVGNKLTDMKALKEAGAFAYTDDGVGIQSADMMLKAMQQAASINMPIVAHCEENTLIHSGVMHEGKVSEQLGLPGIPSICESVQIARDVLLAEAADCHYHVCHVSTKESVRVIRDAKRAGIKVTAEVTPHHLLINENSIKEDDANFKMNPPLRAIEDHQALIDGLLDGTIDFIATDHAPHTTAEKANGMTEAPFGIVGFETAFSLLHTHFVEKGIFTLKQLIDWMTIKPAKTFGLPYGRIELGASADLTLIDLNNQLAIDKSTFLSKGQNTPFDQWQVKGKPVMTIYQGETVYEEAVR, from the coding sequence ATGAAAAGACTATTAACAAACGTCAAGCAATTACTGGATAATGGATCCACACAATCGTGTGAGCTTTTAATTGAAAATGGAAAGATTGCGGCTATTGGAACTCACCTTACCGCGGATGATGCGGAAAAAATCGATGGGCAAGGCCATCTGGTAACGCCTGGATTTGTCGATGTACATGTCCATCTTCGTGAACCAGGCGGGGAGACAAAAGAAACGATCGCAACCGGTACAGCTGCGGCAGCACGTGGCGGTTATACGACGGTGTGTGCGATGCCTAATACGCAGCCCACTCCTGATTCAGTAGAGATTTTAGATATGATTCAAGCAAAAATCGAGGATACGGCCCAGATTAGAGTGTTACCGTATGCGTCCATTACGGAACGATTAGTAGGCAACAAATTAACGGATATGAAAGCATTAAAAGAAGCTGGTGCCTTTGCCTATACTGATGATGGTGTTGGCATTCAATCAGCTGACATGATGCTGAAAGCTATGCAACAAGCAGCATCAATCAATATGCCAATTGTGGCACATTGCGAAGAAAACACGTTGATCCATAGTGGCGTGATGCATGAAGGGAAAGTTAGTGAACAACTAGGCTTACCAGGCATTCCATCTATTTGTGAATCTGTCCAGATAGCGAGAGACGTACTTTTAGCAGAAGCGGCGGACTGTCATTATCACGTCTGTCATGTTAGTACGAAAGAATCGGTTCGTGTGATTCGCGATGCGAAACGAGCTGGTATTAAAGTGACGGCAGAAGTTACACCACATCATCTATTAATCAATGAAAATAGCATTAAGGAAGATGATGCTAATTTCAAAATGAACCCGCCATTGCGTGCAATTGAAGATCACCAAGCTTTAATTGATGGATTGCTTGATGGGACAATTGATTTTATTGCAACCGATCATGCCCCACATACCACAGCCGAAAAAGCTAACGGTATGACAGAAGCACCATTTGGAATTGTAGGATTTGAGACAGCTTTTAGCTTATTGCATACTCATTTCGTAGAAAAAGGGATTTTCACATTGAAGCAGCTGATTGACTGGATGACAATCAAACCAGCTAAAACATTTGGTCTGCCATACGGTCGGATTGAGCTTGGTGCAAGTGCAGATCTGACATTGATTGACTTAAACAATCAACTAGCCATTGACAAATCAACGTTTCTGTCAAAAGGACAAAACACACCATTTGATCAATGGCAAGTGAAAGGTAAACCAGTTATGACCATTTATCAAGGTGAGACAGTATATGAGGAGGCAGTACGATGA
- a CDS encoding aspartate carbamoyltransferase catalytic subunit translates to MKHFVTMKDQSEADILQLVKKADYISKHGTVPFQSPFFAANLFFEPSTRTKMSFVVAERKLGIEPLDFAADSSSVTKGESIYDTARTFESIGANVIVLRHQQENIASQLADSISIPVINAGDGTGEHPTQSLLDLVTIYQEFQQFKGVKVVIAGDIKHSRVARSNAYALSTLGAEVYLTGMEQWQDNTLPYPYVPIDEATEIADVFMLLRIQHERHQDHVSFQQESYLEQYGLTLAREAKMKHDAIIMHPAPVNRGVEIDTHLVECGRSRIFKQMQNGVATRMAVIETLLNQGGTFHEKTINKRQAITG, encoded by the coding sequence ATGAAACATTTTGTGACAATGAAGGATCAAAGCGAAGCAGATATTCTTCAACTGGTAAAAAAGGCAGATTATATTAGTAAACATGGTACTGTCCCATTTCAGTCACCATTTTTTGCTGCAAATCTTTTCTTTGAACCGAGTACAAGAACCAAAATGAGTTTTGTTGTAGCGGAACGAAAACTAGGTATCGAACCATTAGATTTTGCCGCTGATTCCTCTAGTGTAACGAAGGGTGAAAGTATTTATGACACGGCAAGAACATTTGAATCGATTGGCGCAAACGTCATCGTCCTGCGTCATCAGCAAGAAAATATCGCAAGCCAACTAGCTGACTCCATTTCCATCCCTGTCATTAATGCAGGAGATGGGACGGGGGAACATCCGACCCAGTCACTGCTTGATTTGGTTACGATCTATCAGGAATTTCAACAATTCAAAGGAGTTAAAGTGGTAATCGCTGGTGACATCAAACATAGTCGGGTTGCAAGATCCAATGCATATGCATTGTCAACGTTAGGTGCTGAAGTCTACTTAACAGGGATGGAACAATGGCAGGATAACACATTACCGTACCCATATGTACCGATTGATGAAGCTACAGAGATAGCAGATGTATTTATGCTGTTAAGGATTCAGCATGAAAGACATCAGGATCATGTTTCATTTCAGCAGGAAAGTTACTTAGAGCAATACGGACTCACATTGGCGAGGGAAGCGAAAATGAAACATGATGCAATCATTATGCATCCGGCTCCTGTTAACCGTGGAGTAGAAATTGATACACACCTTGTTGAATGTGGACGTTCCAGAATATTTAAACAAATGCAGAATGGTGTAGCTACAAGAATGGCTGTCATCGAGACACTGCTAAATCAAGGGGGAACTTTTCATGAAAAGACTATTAACAAACGTCAAGCAATTACTGGATAA
- a CDS encoding solute carrier family 23 protein, with amino-acid sequence MKDKNVVLDVQEVPKISKWILFSIQHLFAMFGSTILVPYLTDLSTAVALVSSGLGTLAYIIITKGQIPAYLGSSFAFITPITSAMALGGTGGVMMGSFLAGIVYGILSLLIAAFGTDWVIKVLPPVVVGPVIIVIGLGLAPTAVDMAMNVDGEYSAVHFSAAAVTLLITILASLLFKGIFGIIPILIGIIGGYTYSLVITAITGVTVLDTSGVRAAWTQIISSNSIGEFFHSLFLVPNFVIPFVDYQPFEVLNLSVVLLMVPIAVVTVAEHIGDQMVLSKVVGKNFIKKPGLHRSIMGDGVATMIASFLGGPPNTTYGENIGVLAITRVFSVFVIGGAAFLAILFGFIGIITEIISSIPTPVMGGVSILLFGIIASSGLRMLIDNQVDLGIKRNLVISSVILVIGIGGAYVNIPIGNGQVVTIAGMALSAFIGLILNLVLPGKETGYGNGSMFSSPEDDQ; translated from the coding sequence ATGAAAGACAAAAATGTAGTTTTAGATGTACAAGAAGTACCAAAAATATCAAAATGGATACTCTTTAGTATACAGCATCTATTTGCAATGTTTGGTTCGACCATTTTAGTACCTTATTTAACAGATCTTTCAACAGCTGTTGCCTTAGTATCAAGTGGGTTAGGTACATTAGCCTATATTATCATTACCAAAGGGCAAATTCCAGCCTATTTAGGCTCCAGCTTTGCTTTCATTACGCCAATCACCAGTGCAATGGCATTAGGTGGAACCGGAGGCGTCATGATGGGGAGTTTCCTGGCAGGTATTGTTTACGGAATTTTGTCGCTTTTAATCGCAGCATTTGGTACAGATTGGGTTATTAAAGTATTGCCACCAGTCGTAGTCGGACCTGTCATTATTGTGATCGGATTAGGTTTGGCACCAACTGCGGTTGATATGGCAATGAACGTCGATGGAGAATACAGCGCGGTTCATTTCAGTGCAGCGGCAGTAACATTGCTAATCACAATTCTTGCATCACTACTTTTTAAAGGAATTTTTGGTATCATACCGATTTTAATCGGGATAATTGGCGGTTATACGTATTCCTTAGTGATTACAGCAATTACGGGAGTGACTGTTTTAGATACAAGTGGTGTCCGGGCAGCATGGACACAAATAATATCGAGTAATTCAATCGGCGAATTCTTCCATTCCCTTTTTCTTGTACCGAATTTTGTGATTCCGTTCGTCGACTACCAGCCTTTCGAAGTATTGAATCTTTCCGTAGTGTTATTAATGGTTCCAATCGCTGTTGTAACAGTAGCAGAACATATTGGTGACCAGATGGTACTTTCAAAAGTAGTCGGAAAAAACTTTATTAAAAAGCCTGGTCTTCACCGTTCCATTATGGGGGATGGGGTGGCAACGATGATTGCATCATTCCTTGGTGGACCGCCGAACACAACATATGGAGAAAATATCGGCGTATTGGCCATTACCCGCGTATTCAGTGTATTTGTCATTGGCGGAGCTGCCTTTCTTGCGATACTCTTCGGGTTTATCGGTATTATCACCGAAATCATTAGTTCAATTCCAACACCTGTGATGGGTGGTGTGTCAATCCTGTTGTTCGGTATTATCGCTTCAAGTGGTCTGAGAATGTTAATCGACAATCAGGTGGACTTAGGAATCAAGCGTAATTTAGTCATCTCTTCCGTAATCTTAGTGATTGGGATTGGTGGAGCATATGTAAATATACCAATCGGTAATGGTCAGGTAGTTACGATCGCTGGTATGGCACTGTCTGCATTTATCGGACTGATTTTAAATCTTGTTCTGCCAGGAAAAGAAACAGGTTATGGCAATGGCAGCATGTTCTCTTCACCTGAAGATGATCAATAA
- the pyrR gene encoding bifunctional pyr operon transcriptional regulator/uracil phosphoribosyltransferase PyrR, translating into MNKKANVLDAAAMSRALTRIAHEILERNKGVDGLMLVGIKTRGVPIARRLQERIKDIEGVEVPIGELDITLYRDDLSPVADHQEPQLNETNLHEQVSGKKVILVDDVLYTGRTVRAAMDAIMDQGRPSQVQLAVLVDRGHRELPIRADFIGKNIPTSQGEIITVKLAEIDQSDSVSIFEKNK; encoded by the coding sequence ATGAATAAAAAAGCAAATGTACTTGATGCAGCGGCAATGAGTAGAGCACTGACCAGAATTGCCCACGAAATATTAGAACGGAATAAAGGTGTAGACGGACTAATGCTTGTTGGGATCAAAACCAGAGGAGTACCAATTGCTAGACGACTGCAAGAGAGAATCAAAGATATTGAAGGAGTAGAAGTGCCAATTGGTGAATTGGACATCACCCTTTATCGTGATGATTTATCACCCGTTGCTGATCATCAGGAGCCACAACTTAATGAAACGAATCTACATGAACAAGTATCAGGTAAGAAAGTTATTTTAGTTGATGATGTTCTCTATACAGGAAGAACAGTAAGGGCTGCGATGGATGCTATCATGGATCAAGGAAGACCATCACAGGTACAATTGGCAGTGCTGGTAGACAGAGGTCATCGTGAATTGCCGATTCGAGCAGATTTCATCGGGAAAAACATTCCGACCTCACAGGGTGAAATTATTACAGTAAAATTAGCTGAAATCGATCAGTCAGACAGCGTTAGTATATTCGAAAAAAATAAATAA
- a CDS encoding RluA family pseudouridine synthase: MSEFSYQVTNEEAGTRIDKLLVDVTEDFSRSQIKMWFEKDLVSVNDKVVKQNYKCQNGDTIEWMVPVAKPLDVEPKNIPIDIVYEDQDILVINKQSGMVVHPAAGHFEDTLVNALLYHCDDMSGINGVKRPGIVHRIDKDTSGLLVVAKHDKAHERLAKQLKEKTMKRSYKAIVHGDIPHDYGTIDAPVGRSEKNRQLMAVTEKGKPAVTHFEVIERLHGKFTFVKCMLETGRTHQIRVHMKYIGYPLVGDPKYGQRKTIDVEGQALHAYQLKFVHPVTDEQMEFEAPLPTKFEQVLENIRKSY; this comes from the coding sequence ATGAGTGAGTTTTCTTATCAAGTAACAAATGAAGAAGCAGGCACAAGAATTGATAAATTACTTGTCGACGTAACCGAGGACTTTTCCAGATCACAAATAAAAATGTGGTTCGAGAAAGATTTAGTGTCTGTAAATGATAAAGTGGTCAAACAAAATTATAAATGTCAAAATGGAGATACAATCGAATGGATGGTACCTGTTGCCAAGCCACTTGATGTGGAGCCTAAAAATATACCGATCGATATTGTCTATGAAGATCAGGATATTTTAGTTATCAATAAACAGAGTGGGATGGTTGTTCATCCTGCAGCAGGGCATTTTGAAGACACATTAGTAAATGCCTTGTTGTATCACTGTGATGATATGTCCGGAATAAATGGTGTGAAACGGCCTGGTATTGTACATCGAATTGACAAAGACACCAGTGGATTATTAGTCGTTGCGAAGCATGATAAAGCACATGAACGACTAGCAAAGCAATTAAAAGAGAAAACGATGAAACGGTCTTATAAAGCGATAGTGCATGGTGATATACCGCATGATTACGGTACGATCGATGCCCCTGTTGGCCGCAGTGAAAAAAATCGACAGCTCATGGCGGTAACTGAAAAAGGAAAACCTGCTGTGACGCATTTTGAAGTAATCGAACGATTGCATGGTAAATTCACTTTTGTGAAATGTATGTTAGAAACTGGAAGAACACACCAGATTCGTGTGCATATGAAATATATCGGTTACCCGTTAGTAGGTGATCCGAAATATGGACAACGAAAGACGATTGATGTGGAAGGACAAGCATTACATGCCTATCAATTAAAGTTTGTCCATCCGGTCACAGATGAGCAAATGGAATTTGAAGCACCTTTACCGACGAAATTCGAGCAAGTTTTAGAAAATATTCGCAAAAGTTATTGA
- the lspA gene encoding signal peptidase II has product MWRVYLIALAVILVDQVTKYLVVANMEIGDRLTVIESFFYITSHRNSGAAWGILQGQMGFFYIITIIVIGFIIFYIQKFAKESKWLGIALAFVLGGAIGNFIDRLFRKEVVDFFDVYIGSYDYPIFNIADSALVVGVIFIFIYTFFDERNQKRSNTKK; this is encoded by the coding sequence ATGTGGCGAGTATATCTTATAGCATTAGCAGTTATATTAGTTGATCAGGTAACCAAATATCTGGTTGTCGCAAACATGGAAATCGGCGATCGCTTAACGGTAATTGAATCCTTTTTTTACATAACGTCTCATCGAAATTCAGGGGCAGCATGGGGAATTTTGCAAGGTCAAATGGGATTCTTTTATATTATAACGATTATTGTCATTGGCTTTATTATTTTCTATATCCAGAAATTTGCGAAAGAAAGCAAATGGCTGGGCATTGCCTTGGCGTTCGTACTTGGCGGAGCGATTGGGAATTTTATTGATCGGTTGTTCCGGAAAGAGGTAGTCGACTTTTTTGATGTTTATATTGGCAGTTACGATTATCCGATCTTTAATATCGCTGATTCAGCATTAGTAGTTGGTGTCATTTTTATATTTATCTACACATTCTTTGATGAACGGAATCAAAAAAGGAGTAACACGAAAAAATGA
- the ileS gene encoding isoleucine--tRNA ligase, whose translation MEYKKTLKMPQTDFPMRGNLPNKEPKLQEKWDSEHLYQQVQQRTEGRPLFMLHDGPPYANGDIHMGHALNKVLKDFIVKYKSMAGFHAPYVPGWDTHGLPIEQALAKKKVNRKKMTVSEFRQKCAEYALKQIDNQRTQFKQLGVRGDWENPYITLDKSYEAAQIKVFGEMAKKGYIYKGRKPVYWSPSSESALAEAEIEYQDKRSASIYVAFDVRDGKQLLDGDEKFVIWTTTPWTIPANLAISVHPNLEYVVVKEAGSKYIVAHDLLEEVTEQLEWQQAEVVKSFKGQDAEYVVAQHPFYDRESLVILGEHVTTESGTGLVHTAPGHGEDDFIIGKKYGLDVLCPVDERGNFTEEAPGFEGLFYDAANKVVTEKLKETNALLKMNFITHSYPHDWRTKKPTIFRATSQWFASIKDFREDILSEIKRINWLPGWGETRLFNMVRDREDWCISRQRTWGVPIPVFYGEDKTPIINDETIEHVAGLFEEHGSNIWFDWDTTDLLPAGFSSEHSPNGEFTKETDIMDVWFDSGSSHQGVLESREELQRPADVYLEGSDQYRGWFNSSISTAVAVTGKSPYETVISHGFALDGQGRKMSKSVGNVVVPSKIMKQYGADILRLWVASVDYQADVRISDEIIKQSAEGYRKIRNTFRFLLGNLADFNVEDKVADEKLEEIDRYMLYRLQQVIEKARKAYDAYDFSTVYQTIHHFCTIDLSSFYLDFAKDILYIEAENDHRRRSIQTVYHEIITSLVQLLTPILTHTMEEVWQYIPGVEAASPQLADMPEPKELPDQEVLAAKWSQFMEVRDDILKALEEARAEKTIGKSLEAAVTLKANNQEIATLLQEIPYLHQLLIVSHVEVVDQLEVGKQYDHVSVHINKHDGETCERCWVVADTVGEDPDHPTLCQRCAQVVKENYQDIAE comes from the coding sequence TTGGAATACAAAAAAACGTTAAAAATGCCGCAAACAGATTTCCCAATGCGTGGTAATTTACCGAACAAAGAACCGAAACTGCAAGAAAAATGGGATAGCGAACATCTCTATCAACAAGTACAACAACGTACAGAAGGAAGACCATTGTTTATGCTCCATGATGGCCCTCCGTACGCTAATGGCGATATTCACATGGGGCATGCGTTAAATAAAGTATTAAAAGACTTTATCGTGAAATATAAGTCGATGGCCGGCTTTCACGCACCATATGTTCCAGGCTGGGATACACACGGATTGCCAATTGAACAGGCGCTGGCTAAGAAAAAAGTAAACCGTAAGAAAATGACGGTATCTGAATTTAGACAGAAATGTGCTGAATATGCGTTAAAACAAATTGATAACCAACGTACTCAATTTAAACAGCTTGGTGTAAGAGGGGATTGGGAAAATCCTTATATCACTCTGGATAAATCATATGAAGCGGCTCAAATTAAAGTGTTCGGCGAGATGGCGAAAAAAGGCTATATCTATAAAGGACGTAAACCTGTATACTGGTCTCCATCTTCCGAGTCTGCATTAGCGGAAGCAGAAATCGAATATCAGGATAAACGATCTGCATCGATTTATGTGGCATTTGATGTGAGGGATGGCAAACAGTTGCTGGATGGTGACGAGAAGTTCGTTATTTGGACGACAACGCCTTGGACGATTCCGGCGAACTTAGCAATCTCTGTTCATCCGAATTTAGAATATGTAGTGGTAAAAGAAGCAGGATCGAAGTATATCGTTGCTCATGATTTACTGGAAGAAGTAACAGAACAATTAGAATGGCAGCAAGCAGAAGTAGTCAAATCTTTTAAAGGTCAGGATGCGGAATATGTTGTGGCACAGCATCCATTTTATGATCGTGAATCATTAGTAATTTTAGGAGAGCACGTTACAACAGAAAGTGGTACAGGACTTGTCCACACAGCACCTGGACATGGTGAAGATGACTTTATCATCGGGAAAAAATACGGTTTGGATGTACTTTGTCCGGTTGATGAAAGAGGTAACTTTACGGAAGAAGCGCCTGGTTTCGAAGGCTTGTTCTATGATGCAGCAAATAAAGTAGTAACAGAAAAACTAAAAGAAACAAACGCATTGTTAAAGATGAATTTCATTACACATTCTTATCCTCATGATTGGCGTACGAAGAAACCAACAATTTTCCGTGCGACTAGTCAGTGGTTTGCATCGATTAAAGATTTCCGTGAAGACATTCTCTCTGAAATCAAGCGAATTAACTGGTTGCCAGGATGGGGCGAAACAAGATTATTTAACATGGTTCGCGATCGCGAAGATTGGTGTATTTCGAGACAACGTACTTGGGGTGTACCAATTCCTGTTTTCTATGGCGAGGATAAAACGCCGATTATTAATGATGAAACCATTGAGCATGTAGCAGGATTATTTGAAGAGCATGGTTCAAATATCTGGTTTGATTGGGACACGACAGATTTACTTCCAGCTGGATTCAGCTCAGAACACAGTCCAAATGGTGAATTCACCAAAGAAACCGACATTATGGACGTTTGGTTCGACTCTGGCAGTTCCCATCAAGGGGTACTGGAATCAAGAGAAGAATTACAGCGACCTGCTGATGTATATTTGGAAGGATCAGACCAATATCGCGGCTGGTTTAATTCATCGATCTCGACAGCTGTAGCTGTAACGGGTAAATCACCGTACGAAACTGTCATTAGTCATGGTTTTGCGCTAGACGGTCAAGGCCGTAAGATGAGTAAATCGGTAGGTAATGTCGTTGTTCCTTCAAAAATTATGAAACAATATGGTGCAGATATCCTTCGTTTATGGGTAGCATCTGTTGATTATCAGGCGGATGTACGTATTTCTGATGAGATTATCAAACAATCTGCAGAAGGCTATCGAAAAATTCGAAATACGTTCCGCTTCCTTTTAGGTAACTTAGCAGATTTCAATGTAGAAGATAAAGTCGCAGATGAGAAGTTAGAAGAAATTGATCGTTATATGCTCTACCGTTTGCAACAAGTGATCGAGAAAGCACGTAAAGCGTATGATGCGTATGATTTCTCTACTGTCTATCAAACAATCCATCACTTCTGTACGATTGATTTAAGCTCGTTCTATCTAGATTTTGCCAAAGATATTTTATATATTGAAGCAGAAAATGATCATAGAAGACGTAGCATTCAAACAGTTTATCATGAAATCATTACGTCACTTGTTCAACTGTTGACGCCGATTCTAACCCATACAATGGAAGAAGTGTGGCAATACATTCCGGGAGTGGAAGCTGCTTCACCACAGTTAGCAGATATGCCAGAACCTAAAGAATTACCAGATCAAGAAGTTTTGGCTGCTAAATGGTCTCAATTCATGGAAGTACGAGATGATATTCTCAAAGCCTTAGAAGAAGCTCGTGCAGAGAAAACAATTGGTAAATCTTTAGAGGCAGCGGTAACGCTAAAAGCAAACAACCAGGAAATTGCGACATTATTGCAGGAAATCCCTTATTTACATCAGTTATTGATCGTTTCACATGTTGAAGTGGTTGATCAACTTGAAGTGGGTAAGCAATATGACCATGTTTCTGTTCACATTAACAAACACGATGGTGAAACGTGTGAACGCTGCTGGGTTGTAGCAGATACAGTAGGAGAAGACCCTGACCACCCAACACTTTGTCAACGCTGCGCTCAAGTTGTAAAAGAAAATTATCAGGACATAGCAGAGTAA
- a CDS encoding DivIVA domain-containing protein, translated as MPLTPLDIHNKEFARGFRGYDEDDVNEFLDQVIKDYETVIREKKELNEKVDHLNEKLSHFSNIESTLNKSILVAQETAEEVKENAKKESKLIIKEAEKNADRIINEALHKSRSIALEVEELKKQAKVFRTRLKMLVEAQLDLLDNKDWDGLFDMDFDQDEDESAQEESTHY; from the coding sequence GTGCCTTTAACACCGCTCGATATTCATAACAAAGAGTTCGCCAGAGGATTTCGCGGTTATGATGAAGATGATGTGAATGAATTTCTGGATCAAGTCATTAAAGATTATGAGACAGTCATTCGTGAAAAGAAGGAACTGAATGAAAAAGTCGATCATTTAAATGAGAAGCTGAGTCATTTCTCAAATATTGAATCAACCTTGAATAAATCCATTCTGGTTGCACAAGAAACAGCGGAAGAAGTAAAAGAAAACGCCAAAAAAGAATCGAAATTAATTATAAAAGAAGCAGAGAAAAATGCCGATCGAATTATTAATGAGGCTCTACATAAATCAAGATCTATCGCGTTGGAAGTGGAAGAATTAAAGAAGCAAGCCAAGGTCTTTCGCACAAGATTGAAAATGTTAGTAGAAGCTCAGCTTGACCTTTTGGATAATAAAGATTGGGACGGGCTCTTCGATATGGATTTCGATCAGGATGAAGACGAATCCGCACAAGAAGAGTCAACACATTATTAA
- a CDS encoding RNA-binding protein produces MDLYQHFRKEEYPFIDQVLSWREEITTRYQRKLIDFLHPREQRILQSIIGNDEELSLSFAGGWDHAERKRAILAPYYEEITDIDFELELLQATFPDKFVSIEHRDVLGAFLSAGIKRKKIGDIVIHDNVIQILVTEDISAYLIANITGIKKAGIQFERVGLSNRLISQDQWQSRTATCASLRLDVLMKEMYQMSRQQALTLIKKGFVKVNFQTIEQPAFTLEEADMISVRGKGRSRIAELQGMTKKDKFRINYEKLL; encoded by the coding sequence ATGGACCTTTATCAACATTTTAGAAAAGAAGAATACCCGTTCATAGATCAAGTTTTATCTTGGCGGGAGGAAATTACAACTCGTTACCAGCGCAAACTCATCGATTTTTTACATCCTCGTGAACAACGAATACTTCAATCCATTATTGGAAATGATGAAGAATTATCGCTTTCGTTTGCTGGAGGCTGGGATCATGCCGAACGTAAAAGAGCAATTCTGGCACCATACTATGAAGAAATCACCGATATTGATTTTGAATTAGAGCTGCTGCAAGCGACTTTTCCGGATAAATTCGTATCCATTGAACATCGTGATGTACTTGGTGCATTTTTGTCTGCTGGTATCAAACGGAAAAAAATAGGTGACATTGTGATACATGATAATGTCATACAGATCCTCGTTACAGAAGATATATCTGCCTATTTAATTGCCAACATTACCGGAATTAAGAAGGCTGGAATTCAATTTGAACGAGTGGGGTTATCAAATCGGCTGATTAGTCAGGATCAGTGGCAATCACGCACTGCTACATGCGCATCCTTACGTTTAGATGTGCTAATGAAAGAAATGTACCAGATGTCTCGACAACAAGCTTTAACACTTATTAAGAAAGGTTTTGTCAAAGTAAATTTTCAAACGATCGAACAGCCAGCTTTTACTTTGGAAGAAGCCGATATGATTTCGGTAAGAGGAAAAGGCAGATCACGGATAGCAGAACTACAAGGAATGACAAAAAAAGATAAATTTAGGATCAATTATGAGAAATTATTATAA
- a CDS encoding YggT family protein produces MYMLYEILYYAMQLYTYAIIIYILMSWFPGARQSSIGNFLGSIVEPYLEPFRKIIPPIGGMIDISPIVALFVLQFAMRGLGFLFFNLL; encoded by the coding sequence ATGTATATGTTATATGAGATATTATATTACGCAATGCAGCTTTATACGTATGCGATCATTATTTATATTTTAATGTCCTGGTTTCCGGGAGCACGACAATCTTCTATCGGTAATTTTCTCGGCTCCATCGTTGAGCCTTATTTAGAGCCGTTCCGCAAGATAATTCCTCCTATCGGTGGCATGATTGACATTTCGCCAATCGTTGCTTTATTTGTATTACAATTTGCGATGCGCGGATTAGGCTTTTTATTTTTTAATCTGCTTTAA
- a CDS encoding cell division protein SepF: protein MSMKGKFRNLFGLEDEEYEIVEEELEQESSAEAEPMRRSQRKEDKTNVVSLSSVQKNTKMVLCEPRNYNEVQDIADHIVNRRSVVINLQRVDNQQARQIIDFMSGTVYAVSGQIKKLGSQTFLCTPENIEISGNITEIMEEVDPEQRW, encoded by the coding sequence ATGAGTATGAAAGGAAAATTTCGTAATCTTTTCGGACTCGAAGATGAAGAATATGAAATAGTAGAAGAGGAGCTGGAACAGGAATCTTCTGCAGAAGCAGAACCAATGAGAAGAAGTCAGCGCAAAGAGGATAAAACAAATGTCGTCAGCTTATCTTCGGTACAAAAGAATACGAAAATGGTATTATGTGAACCTAGAAACTATAATGAAGTACAAGACATTGCCGATCATATTGTAAACCGGCGATCGGTTGTCATCAATCTGCAGCGAGTAGATAATCAGCAGGCCCGTCAAATTATTGATTTTATGAGTGGTACAGTATATGCTGTATCTGGTCAAATAAAAAAATTAGGTTCACAGACCTTCTTATGTACACCTGAAAATATTGAAATATCAGGTAATATTACTGAAATAATGGAGGAAGTAGATCCAGAACAAAGGTGGTAA